The proteins below are encoded in one region of Puntigrus tetrazona isolate hp1 chromosome 5, ASM1883169v1, whole genome shotgun sequence:
- the rps6ka3a gene encoding ribosomal protein S6 kinase alpha-1 isoform X1 codes for MPLAQFADPWQKLPVGHMENEDDSMVEDDAPLHDEGLVKEISITHHVKEGSEKADTRQFELCKVLGQGSFGKVFLVKKITGPDAGQLYAMKVLKKATLKVRDRMRTKMERDILVEVNHPFIVKLHYAFQTEGKLYLILDFLRGGDLFTRLSKEVMFTEEDVKFYLAELALALDHLHGLGIIYRDLKPENILLDNDGHIKLTDFGLSKESIDHENKAYSFCGTVEYMAPEVVNRRGHTHSADWWSYGVLMFEMLTGTLPFQGKDRKETMTMILKAKLGMPQFLSPEAQSLLRNLFKRNPGNRLGAGPDGVEEIKRHSFFSTIDWNKLYRKELNPPFKPVIQRPDDTFYFDSEFTAKTPRDSPGVPPSANAHQLFRGFSFVASGVEEESQPPIQSNLNMSVILQQPHRSTVQFTDVYDVKEDIGVGSYSICKRCVHKSTGMDYAVKIISKERRDPTEEVEILLRYGQHPNIITLKDVFDDGRSVNLVTELMKGGELLDKILRQKFFSEREASAVLHTITKTVEYLHAQGVVHRDLKPSNILYVDESGNPESIRICDFGFAKQLRAENGLLMTPCYTANFVAPEVLKKQGYDAACDIWSLGVLLYTMLTGFTPFANGPEDTPEEILARIGSGKFSLSGGYWNSVSFEAKELVSKMLHVDPHKRLTAAQVLRHPWIVHKDQLPKYQLNRQDAPHLVKGAMAATYSALNRNVSPVLEPVGCSTLAQRRGAKKLTSTAL; via the exons ATGCCGCTGGCGCAGTTTGCAGACCCCTGGCAGAAGTTGCCCGTGGGGCATATGGAGAATGAG GATGACTCCATGGTGGAGGATGATGCTCCTCTTCAC GATGAGGGCTTGGTCAAGGAAATCAGCATCACTCACCACGTCAAGGAGGGCTCTGAAAAAGCGGACACACGACAGTTTGAGCTCTGCAAGGTGCTGGGCCAGGGATCTTTTGGCAAG GTGTTCCTTGTCAAGAAGATAACCGGGCCCGATGCAGGACAGCTCTATGCTATGAAAGTGCTAAAGAAAGCTACTTTGAAAG TACGAGATCGAATGCGTACAAAGATGGAGAGAGACATACTAGTTGAGGTCAACCATCCTTTTATTGTTAAACTGCATTATG CATTTCAGACAGAAGGCAAACTCTATTTGATTCTCGACTTTCTCAGAGGAGGAGATCTCTTCACTCGCCTGTCCAAAGAG GTGATGTTTACAGAGGAGGATGTAAAGTTCTACCTTGCAGAGCTGGCTTTGGCCTTGGACCATTTACATGGACTGGGAATCATCTACAGAGATCTCAAACCAGAAAA TATTCTTTTGGATAATGATGGACACATCAAACTTACAG ACTTTGGCTTGAGTAAAGAGTCTATTGACCATGAGAACAAGGCGTATTCGTTCTGTGGTACGGTGGAATATATGGCTCCAGAGGTGGTCAACCGCAGAGGTCACACTCACAGTGCTGATTGGTGGTCCTACGGTGTGCTAATG TTTGAAATGCTGACTGGAACACTTCCATTCCAAGGGAAAGACCGAAAAGAGACCATGACAATGATCTTAAA GGCCAAGCTGGGCATGCCTCAGTTTCTTAGCCCAGAGGCCCAGTCTCTGCTTCGCAATCTGTTCAAGAGGAATCCTGGCAACCGCTTAG GAGCCGGGCCAGATGGAGTAGAAGAGATCAAAAGACATTCGTTCTTTAGCACAATTGACTGGAAT aAATTATACAGAAAGGAATTGAATCCTCCATTTAAACCAGTCATCCAGAGGCCAGACGACACGTTTTATTTTGACTCTGAGTTCACTGCCAAAACCCCACGAG ACTCTCCTGGTGTTCCTCCAAGTGCCAATGCCCATCAGCTCTTCAGAGGGTTTAGCTTTGTTGCTTCGGGAGTAGAAGAGGAAAGCCAGCCGCCCATTCAGAGCAACCTCAACATGAGCGTCATACTGCAG CAACCCCACAGGAGCACCGTTCAGTTCACTGATGTATATGATGTTAAAGAAGACATTGGTGTGGGCTCTTACTCCATCTGCAAGCGCTGTGTGCACAAGAGCACAGGCATGGATTATGCAGTCAAG ATTATCAGTAAGGAGAGGAGAGATCCTACAGAGGAGGTCGAGATTCTGCTGCGTTATGGACAACATCCCAACATCATCACTTTGAAAGAC GTGTTTGATGATGGGCGATCGGTGAACCTGGTCACAGAGTTGATGAAAGGTGGAGAACTACTGGATAAAATCCTCAGACAAAAGTTTTTCTCGGAGAGAGAGGCCAGTGCTGTCCTGCACACCATTACAAAAACTGTTGAATATCTGCATGCCCAAGGA GTAGTACACAGAGATCTAAAGCCCAGTAATATCCTGTACGTGGATGAATCAGGCAACCCAGAATCAATCCGGATCTGTGATTTTGGTTTTGCCAAACAACTCCGAGCAGAAAATGGACTGCTGATGACACCATGCTATACTGCTAACTTTGTTGCTCCAGAG GTCCTGAAGAAGCAAGGCTATGATGCAGCCTGTGATATCTGGAGTCTTGGAGTTCTTCTTTATACCATGCTCACAGG GTTCACTCCGTTCGCTAACGGCCCAGAAGATACGCCGGAAGAAATTCTGGCTCGGATTGGCAGTGGGAAGTTCTCCCTTTCTGGAGGATACTGGAATTCTGTATCATTCGAGGCTAAG GAACTGGTATCAAAGATGCTTCACGTTGATCCTCATAAGAGATTGACTGCTGCTCAAGTGCTTCGTCACCCATGGATAGTCCACAAGGACCAGCTACCAAAATACCAACTTAACCGCCAGGACGCACCTCATCTAGTGAAG GGAGCAATGGCAGCCACCTATTCAGCTCTGAACAGAAATGTGTCTCCCGTCCTGGAGCCGGTGGGATGCTCCACGCTCGCTCAGCGCCGTGGTGCCAAAAAGCTGACCTCTACCGCCCTGTGA
- the rps6ka3a gene encoding ribosomal protein S6 kinase alpha-1 isoform X2, with protein MKVLKKATLKVRDRMRTKMERDILVEVNHPFIVKLHYAFQTEGKLYLILDFLRGGDLFTRLSKEVMFTEEDVKFYLAELALALDHLHGLGIIYRDLKPENILLDNDGHIKLTDFGLSKESIDHENKAYSFCGTVEYMAPEVVNRRGHTHSADWWSYGVLMFEMLTGTLPFQGKDRKETMTMILKAKLGMPQFLSPEAQSLLRNLFKRNPGNRLGAGPDGVEEIKRHSFFSTIDWNKLYRKELNPPFKPVIQRPDDTFYFDSEFTAKTPRDSPGVPPSANAHQLFRGFSFVASGVEEESQPPIQSNLNMSVILQQPHRSTVQFTDVYDVKEDIGVGSYSICKRCVHKSTGMDYAVKIISKERRDPTEEVEILLRYGQHPNIITLKDVFDDGRSVNLVTELMKGGELLDKILRQKFFSEREASAVLHTITKTVEYLHAQGVVHRDLKPSNILYVDESGNPESIRICDFGFAKQLRAENGLLMTPCYTANFVAPEVLKKQGYDAACDIWSLGVLLYTMLTGFTPFANGPEDTPEEILARIGSGKFSLSGGYWNSVSFEAKELVSKMLHVDPHKRLTAAQVLRHPWIVHKDQLPKYQLNRQDAPHLVKGAMAATYSALNRNVSPVLEPVGCSTLAQRRGAKKLTSTAL; from the exons ATGAAAGTGCTAAAGAAAGCTACTTTGAAAG TACGAGATCGAATGCGTACAAAGATGGAGAGAGACATACTAGTTGAGGTCAACCATCCTTTTATTGTTAAACTGCATTATG CATTTCAGACAGAAGGCAAACTCTATTTGATTCTCGACTTTCTCAGAGGAGGAGATCTCTTCACTCGCCTGTCCAAAGAG GTGATGTTTACAGAGGAGGATGTAAAGTTCTACCTTGCAGAGCTGGCTTTGGCCTTGGACCATTTACATGGACTGGGAATCATCTACAGAGATCTCAAACCAGAAAA TATTCTTTTGGATAATGATGGACACATCAAACTTACAG ACTTTGGCTTGAGTAAAGAGTCTATTGACCATGAGAACAAGGCGTATTCGTTCTGTGGTACGGTGGAATATATGGCTCCAGAGGTGGTCAACCGCAGAGGTCACACTCACAGTGCTGATTGGTGGTCCTACGGTGTGCTAATG TTTGAAATGCTGACTGGAACACTTCCATTCCAAGGGAAAGACCGAAAAGAGACCATGACAATGATCTTAAA GGCCAAGCTGGGCATGCCTCAGTTTCTTAGCCCAGAGGCCCAGTCTCTGCTTCGCAATCTGTTCAAGAGGAATCCTGGCAACCGCTTAG GAGCCGGGCCAGATGGAGTAGAAGAGATCAAAAGACATTCGTTCTTTAGCACAATTGACTGGAAT aAATTATACAGAAAGGAATTGAATCCTCCATTTAAACCAGTCATCCAGAGGCCAGACGACACGTTTTATTTTGACTCTGAGTTCACTGCCAAAACCCCACGAG ACTCTCCTGGTGTTCCTCCAAGTGCCAATGCCCATCAGCTCTTCAGAGGGTTTAGCTTTGTTGCTTCGGGAGTAGAAGAGGAAAGCCAGCCGCCCATTCAGAGCAACCTCAACATGAGCGTCATACTGCAG CAACCCCACAGGAGCACCGTTCAGTTCACTGATGTATATGATGTTAAAGAAGACATTGGTGTGGGCTCTTACTCCATCTGCAAGCGCTGTGTGCACAAGAGCACAGGCATGGATTATGCAGTCAAG ATTATCAGTAAGGAGAGGAGAGATCCTACAGAGGAGGTCGAGATTCTGCTGCGTTATGGACAACATCCCAACATCATCACTTTGAAAGAC GTGTTTGATGATGGGCGATCGGTGAACCTGGTCACAGAGTTGATGAAAGGTGGAGAACTACTGGATAAAATCCTCAGACAAAAGTTTTTCTCGGAGAGAGAGGCCAGTGCTGTCCTGCACACCATTACAAAAACTGTTGAATATCTGCATGCCCAAGGA GTAGTACACAGAGATCTAAAGCCCAGTAATATCCTGTACGTGGATGAATCAGGCAACCCAGAATCAATCCGGATCTGTGATTTTGGTTTTGCCAAACAACTCCGAGCAGAAAATGGACTGCTGATGACACCATGCTATACTGCTAACTTTGTTGCTCCAGAG GTCCTGAAGAAGCAAGGCTATGATGCAGCCTGTGATATCTGGAGTCTTGGAGTTCTTCTTTATACCATGCTCACAGG GTTCACTCCGTTCGCTAACGGCCCAGAAGATACGCCGGAAGAAATTCTGGCTCGGATTGGCAGTGGGAAGTTCTCCCTTTCTGGAGGATACTGGAATTCTGTATCATTCGAGGCTAAG GAACTGGTATCAAAGATGCTTCACGTTGATCCTCATAAGAGATTGACTGCTGCTCAAGTGCTTCGTCACCCATGGATAGTCCACAAGGACCAGCTACCAAAATACCAACTTAACCGCCAGGACGCACCTCATCTAGTGAAG GGAGCAATGGCAGCCACCTATTCAGCTCTGAACAGAAATGTGTCTCCCGTCCTGGAGCCGGTGGGATGCTCCACGCTCGCTCAGCGCCGTGGTGCCAAAAAGCTGACCTCTACCGCCCTGTGA
- the eif1axa gene encoding eukaryotic translation initiation factor 1A X-linked a: MPKNKGKGGKNRRRGKNENESEKRELVFKEDGQEYAQVIKMLGNGRLEATCFDGVKRLCHIRGKLRKKVWINTSDIILIGLRDYQDTKADVILKYNADEARSLKAYGELPEHAKINETDTFGPGDDDEIQFDDIGSDDEDIDDI, encoded by the exons ATGCCAAAGAATAAAG GCAAAGGAGGTAAAAATCGGCGGCGTGGTAAGAACGAGAATGAGTCTGAGAAGAGAGAGCTGGTTTTCAAGGAGGATGGCCAGG AATATGCTCAGGTGATAAAGATGTTGGGAAATGGACGGCTAGAGGCCACATGCTTTGATGGGGTCAAGCGACTGTGCCACATCCGAGGAAAGCTCCGGAAAAAG GTCTGGATCAACACTTCTGACATAATCCTTATTGGTCTTAGAGATTACCAg GATACCAAAGcagatgtcattttaaagtacaATGCAGATGAGGCCCGCAGTCTTAAAGCCTATGGAGAGCTTCCCGAACACG ctaAAATCAATGAAACTGACACATTTGGACCTGGAGACGACGATGAGATTCAGTTTGATGATATTGGGAGTGACGATGAGGACATTGATGAT ATCTGA